Proteins encoded by one window of Sorex araneus isolate mSorAra2 chromosome 3, mSorAra2.pri, whole genome shotgun sequence:
- the NAA20 gene encoding N-alpha-acetyltransferase 20 — protein sequence MTTLRAFTCDDLFRFNNINLDPLTETYGIPFYLQYLAHWPEYFIVAEAPGGELMGYIMGKAEGSVAREEWHGHVTALSVAPEFRRLGLAAKLMELLEEISERKGGFFVDLFVRVSNQVAVNMYKQLGYSVYRTVIEYYSASNGEPDEDAYDMRKALSRDTEKKSIIPLPHPVRPEDIE from the exons ATGACCACGCTCCGGGCCTTTACGTGCGACGACCTGTTCCGCTTCAACAACAT tAACTTGGATCCACTTACAGAAAct TATGGGATTCCTTTTTACTTACAGTATCTCGCCCACTGGCCAGAGTACTTCATTGTTGCAGAGGCTCCTGGTGGAGAGTTAATGGGTTACA TTATGGGTAAGGCGGAAGGGTCAGTCGCCAGGGAGGAATGGCATGGCCACGTCACAGCTCTTTCTGTTGCCCCCGAGTTCCGACGCCTTGGTTTGGCTGCAAAACTTATGGAGTTATTAGAGGAGATTTCAGAAAG AAAGGGTGGATTTTTTGTGGATCTCTTTGTACGAGTTTCTAACCAAGTTGCAGTGAACATGTACAAGCAGCTGGGCTACAGCGTGTACAGGACTGTCATCGAGTACTATTCAGCCAGCAATGGCGAGCCTGATGAGGATGCTTACG ATATGAGGAAAGCCCTTTCCAGGGACACTGAGAAGAAATCCATCATACCATTACCTCATCCTGTGAGGCCTGAAGATATTGAATAA
- the CRNKL1 gene encoding LOW QUALITY PROTEIN: crooked neck-like protein 1 (The sequence of the model RefSeq protein was modified relative to this genomic sequence to represent the inferred CDS: substituted 1 base at 1 genomic stop codon), giving the protein MAASTAAGKQRIPKVAKVKNKAPAEVQITAEQLLREAKERELELLPPPPQQKITDEEELNDYKLRKRKTFEDNIRKNRTVISNWIKYAQWEESLKEIQRARSIYERALDVDYRNITLWLKYAEMEMKNRQVNHARNIWDRAITTLPRVNQFWYKYTYMEEMLGNIAGARQVFERWMEWQPEEQAWHSYINFELRYKEVDRARTIYERFVLVHPDVKNWIKYARFEEKHGYFAHARKVYERAVEFFGDEHMDEHLYVAFAKFEENQKEFERVRVIYKYALDRISKQEAQELFKNYTIFEKKFGDRRGIEDIIVSKRRFQYEEEVKANPHNYDAWFDYLRLVESDAKEEVVREVYERAIANVPPIQEKRHWKRYIYLWVNYALYEELEAKDPERTRQVYQASLELIPHKKFTFAKMWLLYAQFEIRQKNLPFARRALGTSIGKCPKNKLFKGYIELELQLREFDRCRKLYEKFLEFGPENCTSWIKFAELETILGDIERARAIYELAISQPRLDMPEVLWKSYIDFEIEQEETERTRNLYRRLLQRTQHVKVWISFAQFELSSGKEGSLAKCRQIYEEANKSMRNCEEKEERLMLLESWRSFEDEFGTVADKERVDKLMPEKVKKRRKVQTDDGSDAGWEEYYDYIFPEDAANQPNLKLLAMAKLWKKQQQEKEAAEQDPDKDIDESESXSFCSY; this is encoded by the exons ATGGCGGCGTCCACCGCAGCCGGGAAGCAGCGGATTCCCAAGGTGGCCAAG GTTAAAAACAAAGCTCCAGCTGAGGTACAGATAACTGCTGAGCAACTCTTAAGAGAAGCTAAAGAAAGAGAACTTGAACTGCTTCCACCTCCACCTCAACAGAAGATCACAGATGAAGAGGAACTAAATGATTACAAATTACGGAAAAGGAAG ACTTTTGAAGATAATATACGAAAAAACAGGACTGTGATTAGTAACTGGATAAAATATGCACAATGGGAAGAGAGTCTGAAGGAGATTCAAAG GGCCCGATCCATATACGAGCGTGCTTTAGATGTGGACTATCGAAATATTACACTCTGGCTGAAATATGCAGAAATGGAAATGAAGAATCGACAGGTCAACCATGCTCGAAATATATGGGACCGAGCTATAACAACCCTTCCCCGAGTGAACCAGTTCTG gtacaaatacacatacatggAGGAGATGCTGGGGAACATTGCAGGCGCCCGGCAGGTGTTTGAGCGCTGGATGGAGTGGCAGCCTGAGGAGCAGGCCTGGCACTCCTACATCAACTTCGAACTGAGGTACAAGGAGGTGGATCGCGCACGCACCATCTATGAGCGCT TTGTTCTTGTGCATCCGGATGTTAAAAATTGGATCAAATATGCCCGCTTTGAAGAAAAACATGGTTATTTTGCCCATGCACGAAAAGTATATGAAAGGGCTGTTGAATTTTTTGGAGATGAACATATGGATGAACACCTTTATGTGGCCTTTGCCAAATTTGAAGAAAATCAGAAAGAG TTTGAAAGGGTACGAGTGATATACAAGTATGCTTTGGATAGAATTTCAAAACAAGAGGCCCAGGAACTCTTTAAAAACTATACCATTTTTGAGAAGAAGTTTGGCGACAGGCGGGGCATTGAAGACATCATCGTGAGCAAGCGGCGGTTCCAGTATGAGGAAGAAGTGAAG GCTAATCCACACAATTATGATGCTTGGTTTGATTATTTGCGCTTGGTGGAAAGTGATGCAAAAGAAGAAGTAGTCCGAGAAGTCTATGAAAGAGCCATTGCCAATGTCCCACCCATTCAGGAGAAAAGACATTGGAAGCGCTACATCTATCTTTGGGTCAACTATGCACTTTATGAGGAATTGGAGGCAAAG GATCCAGAGAGGACAAGACAAGTGTATCAAGCATCTTTGGAACTAATTCCACACAAAAAG TTCACATTTGCCAAAATGTGGTTATTATATGCACAGTTTGAAATTAGACAGAAAAATTTGCCCTTTGCCAGAAGAGCTTTG GGAACTTCAATAGGCAAATGTCCAAAGAACAAGTTATTTAAAGGTTACATAGAACTGGAGCTACAGCTTCGAGAATTTGACAGATGCCGGAAGCTTTATGAAAAATTCCTGGAATTTGGACCTGAAAATTGTACATCTTGGATTAAATTTGCAGAATTAGAGACAATCCTTGGCGATATTGAGAGAGCCCGGGCAATCTATGAGTTAGCAATCAGTCAGCCACGCCTAGACATGCCGGAG GTGCTTTGGAAATCCTATATTGATTTTGAAATTGAACAGGAAGAAACTGAAAGAACACGGAATCTTTACCGACGATTGCTTCAGCGGACACAGCATGTCAAG gtATGGATCAGTTTCGCTCAGTTTGAGTTGTCTTCAGGTAAAGAAGGAAGTTTGGCTAAATGTAGACAAATTTATGAAGAAGCTAACAAAAGTATGCGAAACtgtgaagaaaaggaagagagacttATGCTGCTGGAATCATGGAGAAGTTTTGAAGATGAATTTGGAACAGTAGCAGATAAAGAGAGAGTAGACAAACTCATGCCAGAGAAAgtcaagaagaggagaaaggtcCAGACTGATGATGGG TCTGATGCTGGCTGGGAGGAGTATTATGATTACATCTTTCCAGAAGATGCTGCCAACCAACCCAACCTTAAGCTCCTGGCCATGGCCAAACTTTGGAAGAAACAGCAGCAGGAGAAGGAGGCCGCTGAGCAGGATCCAGATAAGGACATTGATGAGAGTGAATCCTGATCTTTTTGTTCatattga